One Pseudomonas entomophila genomic window carries:
- a CDS encoding ATP-binding protein, which translates to MDARLTAFLDRAESVLARLEPLLPAPRPDIDWSRTLAARWQRDGRSGYLLPLEVSLDIRLSDLIGVDKQRDQLGRNTHQFINGMPANHALLWGSRGTGKSSLVRALLAEHAGEGLRLIEIERDHLADLPRVVEQLQKLEQRFILFCDDLSFEAGEGDYRVLKSVLDGSLEQAPDNVLLYATSNRRHLVPEKQSDNENWKMVDGELHPNEAVEDKIALSDRFGLWLSFYPFSQEHFLDVVEHWIGQLARQAGLRWQRSEELDILAVRWATGRGNRNGRCAYQFARYWVGLQLLEQK; encoded by the coding sequence ATGGACGCCCGCCTTACCGCTTTCCTCGACCGCGCCGAATCCGTTCTCGCGCGCCTCGAACCCCTGTTGCCCGCCCCGCGCCCGGATATCGACTGGTCCCGCACCCTGGCCGCCCGCTGGCAGCGTGACGGCCGCAGCGGCTACCTGCTGCCGCTGGAGGTCAGCCTCGACATCCGCCTGTCCGACCTGATCGGCGTCGACAAGCAGCGCGATCAGTTGGGCCGCAACACCCACCAGTTCATCAACGGCATGCCTGCCAACCACGCCCTGCTGTGGGGCTCGCGCGGCACCGGTAAATCGTCGCTGGTGCGCGCGTTGCTCGCCGAACACGCCGGTGAGGGCCTGCGCCTGATCGAGATCGAGCGCGACCACCTGGCCGACCTGCCGCGGGTGGTCGAGCAGCTGCAAAAGCTCGAGCAGCGTTTCATCCTGTTCTGCGACGACCTGTCGTTCGAGGCTGGGGAGGGTGACTATCGCGTGCTCAAGAGCGTGCTCGACGGCTCGCTGGAGCAGGCGCCCGACAACGTGCTGCTGTACGCCACCTCCAACCGCCGCCACCTGGTGCCGGAAAAGCAGAGCGACAACGAGAACTGGAAGATGGTCGATGGCGAGCTGCACCCCAACGAAGCGGTGGAGGACAAGATTGCCCTGTCCGACCGCTTCGGCCTGTGGCTGTCGTTCTATCCGTTCTCCCAGGAGCACTTCCTCGATGTGGTCGAGCACTGGATCGGCCAGCTGGCGCGCCAGGCCGGGCTGCGTTGGCAGCGCAGCGAAGAACTCGACATCCTCGCCGTGCGCTGGGCCACCGGCCGCGGCAACCGTAATGGCCGTTGTGCCTATCAGTTCGCCCGCTACTGGGTCGGGCTGCAATTGCTGGAGCAGAAATAA
- a CDS encoding acyl-CoA dehydrogenase, with protein sequence MLLLWLLVLVLGAAYLTHRRLAPLQILAAMAAYTVLMGLFSHAPGWLLTLIWVIIAIKVAFVTLPEWRRKVFTAPVFSWFQRTLPPMSQTEREAIDAGTVWWDGHLFSGRPDWNTLLDYPAPKLSEEEQAFIDGPTEALCAMVSDWQIGQDLDLPPQAWEHIKQHGFFALIIPKEYGGKGFSAYAHSQVAMKLATRSGDLASTVMVPNSLGPAELLLHYGTETQRNHYLPRLARGEEIPCFALTGPLAGSDAGAMPDTGIVCKGQWQGEEVIGLRLNWEKRYITLGPVATLLGLAFKAYDPDHLLGEEVDLGISLALIPTDTPGVEIGKRHLPMGAAFMNGPNSGKDVFVPLDALIGGQPMLGKGWMMLMNCLSVGRSISLPAVGTGAAKYTSLVTGQYASIREQFNVPLTAFEGIQESLARIGGNAWLMDSARLLTAKAVDLGEKPSVLSAILKYHLTERGRECIQHAMDVHGGKGIIMGPNNYLGRNWQVAPIFITVEGANILSRNLMIFGQGAIRCHPFVLREMSLAGREDHEQALKEFDDLLMQHILFAAGNAASTLVLGLGLGHFEKVPGDALSQGYFRALNRQAAAFALLADLSMMLLGGALKRRERLSARLGDVLSYLYLSSAALKRYHDLGSPEHMRPLLRWALEESLGQAEKALDALLDNFPNRFIGCALRVLVFPFGRRHTGPSDELDAEVAGVIGRHKGDPALEELLAGCYRPGMEADPVAALQQASDLLTEVAPLRKALHQGIKEGKVRPTPGQSVIDAGLEAGVLQPSEAQRLHEAEKARRTVIDVDAFDKEQLRPTPGAIR encoded by the coding sequence ATGTTGCTGTTGTGGTTGCTGGTTCTGGTGCTCGGCGCCGCGTACCTCACGCACCGGCGCCTGGCGCCGTTGCAGATTCTCGCGGCGATGGCCGCCTACACGGTGCTGATGGGCCTCTTCAGCCATGCCCCCGGCTGGCTGCTGACACTCATCTGGGTGATCATCGCCATCAAGGTCGCCTTCGTCACCCTGCCCGAATGGCGGCGCAAGGTGTTCACCGCCCCAGTGTTCAGCTGGTTCCAGCGCACCCTGCCGCCCATGTCGCAGACCGAGCGCGAAGCCATCGATGCCGGCACCGTGTGGTGGGACGGCCACCTGTTCAGCGGCCGCCCGGACTGGAACACCCTGCTCGACTACCCCGCGCCCAAGCTCAGCGAAGAGGAACAGGCCTTCATCGACGGCCCCACCGAAGCCCTTTGCGCCATGGTCAGCGACTGGCAGATCGGCCAGGACCTCGACCTGCCACCGCAAGCCTGGGAGCACATCAAGCAGCACGGCTTCTTTGCCCTGATCATCCCCAAGGAGTACGGCGGTAAAGGCTTCTCCGCCTACGCCCATTCACAGGTGGCCATGAAACTGGCCACCCGCTCCGGCGACCTGGCCTCCACGGTAATGGTGCCCAACTCGCTGGGCCCAGCCGAGCTGCTGCTGCACTATGGCACCGAAACACAGCGCAACCACTACCTGCCGCGCCTGGCCCGCGGCGAGGAAATCCCCTGCTTCGCCCTCACCGGCCCCCTGGCGGGTTCCGACGCCGGCGCCATGCCCGACACAGGGATCGTCTGCAAAGGCCAATGGCAGGGTGAAGAAGTCATCGGCCTGCGCCTGAACTGGGAGAAGCGCTACATCACCCTGGGCCCCGTGGCCACCCTGCTGGGCCTGGCCTTCAAGGCCTACGACCCGGACCACTTGCTCGGCGAAGAAGTCGACCTGGGCATCAGCCTGGCACTGATCCCCACCGACACCCCGGGCGTCGAGATCGGCAAGCGCCACCTGCCCATGGGCGCCGCGTTCATGAACGGCCCCAACAGCGGCAAGGATGTGTTCGTACCGCTGGACGCGCTGATTGGCGGCCAGCCGATGCTCGGCAAGGGCTGGATGATGCTGATGAACTGCCTGTCGGTGGGCCGCTCGATCTCGTTGCCCGCCGTCGGCACGGGCGCGGCCAAGTACACCAGCCTGGTGACCGGCCAGTACGCCAGCATCCGCGAACAGTTCAACGTGCCGCTGACCGCCTTCGAGGGCATCCAGGAATCCCTGGCGCGCATCGGCGGCAACGCCTGGCTGATGGACAGCGCCCGCCTGCTGACCGCCAAGGCCGTCGATCTGGGCGAGAAGCCCTCGGTGCTGTCGGCGATCCTCAAGTACCACCTCACCGAGCGCGGCCGCGAATGCATCCAGCACGCCATGGACGTTCACGGCGGCAAAGGCATCATCATGGGCCCGAACAACTACCTGGGCCGCAACTGGCAGGTGGCGCCGATCTTCATCACCGTCGAGGGGGCCAATATCCTGTCGCGCAACCTGATGATCTTCGGCCAGGGCGCGATCCGCTGCCACCCGTTCGTGCTCAGGGAAATGTCCCTGGCCGGGCGCGAGGATCACGAGCAGGCGCTGAAGGAATTCGACGACCTGCTGATGCAACACATCCTGTTCGCCGCCGGCAACGCCGCCAGCACCCTGGTGCTGGGCCTGGGGCTGGGCCATTTCGAAAAAGTCCCGGGCGACGCCTTGAGCCAGGGCTACTTCCGCGCCCTCAACCGCCAGGCGGCCGCCTTCGCCCTGCTGGCCGACCTGTCGATGATGCTGCTTGGCGGCGCACTCAAGCGCCGCGAACGCCTAAGTGCGCGCCTGGGCGATGTACTGAGCTACCTGTACCTGTCCAGCGCCGCGCTCAAGCGCTACCACGACCTGGGTTCGCCCGAGCACATGCGGCCGCTGCTGCGCTGGGCGCTTGAAGAAAGCCTTGGCCAGGCCGAGAAGGCACTGGACGCGCTGCTCGACAACTTCCCCAACCGCTTCATCGGCTGCGCCCTGCGGGTACTGGTGTTCCCCTTCGGTCGTCGCCACACCGGGCCAAGCGATGAACTGGATGCCGAGGTGGCCGGGGTGATTGGCAGACACAAGGGTGATCCAGCCCTGGAAGAACTGCTGGCCGGCTGCTACAGGCCCGGGATGGAGGCCGACCCGGTTGCGGCGTTGCAACAGGCCAGCGACCTGCTGACTGAGGTCGCGCCACTGCGCAAAGCGCTGCACCAGGGCATCAAGGAAGGCAAGGTGCGGCCAACGCCGGGGCAATCGGTGATCGATGCGGGCCTGGAAGCCGGGGTCCTGCAGCCCTCCGAAGCACAGCGCCTGCATGAGGCGGAAAAAGCCCGACGGACGGTGATCGATGTCGATGCCTTCGACAAGGAGCAATTGCGGCCAACGCCTGGGGCGATCCGATAG
- a CDS encoding GAF domain-containing protein, which produces MIDLNASGQGLDGYDLLAAQVQALFADERDFIANAAQFSAFLYNQVEDLNWAGFYINRNEELVLGPFQGQVACVRIPFSRGVCGAAAATRTTQRVEDVHAFPGHIACDSASNSELVIPLLKAGRLIGVLDLDSPKLARFSAADQAGLERLAAIFLELTDC; this is translated from the coding sequence ATGATCGACCTCAACGCCAGTGGCCAAGGCCTCGATGGCTATGACCTGCTGGCCGCGCAAGTGCAGGCGCTGTTCGCCGACGAGCGCGACTTCATCGCCAACGCCGCGCAGTTCTCGGCCTTCCTGTACAACCAGGTGGAGGACCTGAACTGGGCGGGCTTCTATATCAACCGCAACGAAGAGCTGGTGCTCGGCCCGTTCCAGGGCCAGGTGGCATGCGTACGCATTCCCTTCAGCCGGGGCGTGTGTGGCGCTGCGGCGGCCACCCGAACTACCCAGCGGGTCGAGGACGTGCATGCGTTTCCCGGGCATATCGCCTGTGACAGCGCGTCCAACAGCGAGCTGGTGATTCCGTTGCTGAAGGCGGGCAGGCTGATCGGCGTGCTCGACCTGGACAGCCCGAAGCTGGCGCGCTTCAGCGCGGCCGACCAGGCAGGGCTGGAGCGGTTGGCGGCGATCTTCCTCGAGTTGACCGACTGCTGA
- a CDS encoding glutathione S-transferase gives MLKIWGRKNSSNVRKALWIAHELGLDFESIDAGGAFGVVNEPHYRARNPNGLVPMLEDGDLVLWESNTIVRYLCAEYGQAQGWYLDDPRQRALADKWMDWTTSSFAGPFRPLFWGLLRTPEEQRDWVAINAAHKQCAELLSIADQTLARQPYLSGEQIGMGDIPLGSFAYAWFEMPIERPAMYHLEAWYERLKQRPAYQAAVMTALT, from the coding sequence ATGCTGAAAATCTGGGGCCGCAAGAACTCGAGCAATGTGCGCAAGGCGCTGTGGATCGCCCATGAACTGGGCCTGGACTTCGAGTCCATCGATGCCGGCGGCGCCTTCGGGGTGGTCAACGAACCCCACTACCGCGCCCGCAACCCCAACGGCCTGGTGCCCATGCTCGAAGATGGCGACCTGGTGCTGTGGGAGTCCAATACCATCGTGCGCTACCTCTGTGCCGAATACGGCCAGGCGCAAGGCTGGTACCTCGACGACCCACGCCAGCGCGCCCTGGCCGACAAGTGGATGGACTGGACCACCTCATCCTTCGCCGGCCCGTTCCGCCCGCTGTTCTGGGGCCTGCTGCGCACCCCCGAGGAGCAACGCGACTGGGTGGCGATCAACGCCGCGCACAAGCAATGCGCCGAGCTGTTGTCGATTGCCGACCAGACCTTGGCCAGGCAACCCTATCTCTCCGGCGAACAGATCGGCATGGGTGACATCCCCCTGGGCAGTTTCGCCTATGCCTGGTTCGAAATGCCCATAGAACGCCCGGCCATGTACCACCTCGAAGCCTGGTATGAGCGCCTGAAACAACGCCCCGCTTATCAGGCCGCGGTGATGACCGCCCTGACGTGA
- the msrB gene encoding peptide-methionine (R)-S-oxide reductase MsrB: MQKIDKTLEEWRAMLDPAQYQVCRLKGTERPFSGKYNSERRDGVYHCICCDLALFDSKAKFDSGCGWPSFYEPIEQAAMIEIRDTSHGMIRTEVTCAQCDAHLGHVFPDGPPPTGLRYCINSVCLELKPRD, from the coding sequence ATGCAAAAGATCGACAAGACACTGGAAGAGTGGCGCGCCATGCTCGACCCCGCCCAGTACCAGGTATGCCGCCTGAAGGGCACCGAGCGGCCATTCAGCGGCAAGTACAACAGTGAACGCCGCGATGGCGTCTACCATTGCATCTGCTGTGACCTGGCGCTGTTCGATTCGAAGGCCAAGTTCGACTCCGGTTGCGGCTGGCCGAGCTTCTACGAGCCCATCGAGCAGGCCGCGATGATCGAGATCCGTGACACCTCCCACGGCATGATCCGCACCGAGGTCACCTGCGCGCAATGCGACGCCCACCTGGGCCACGTGTTCCCCGACGGCCCGCCACCGACTGGTCTGCGCTACTGCATCAACTCGGTGTGCCTGGAGCTCAAACCCCGCGATTGA
- a CDS encoding pyridoxal phosphate-dependent aminotransferase: protein MQFSKSNKLANVCYDIRGPVLKHAKRLEEEGHRILKLNIGNPAPFGFEAPDEILQDVIRNLPTAQGYSDSKGLFSARKAVMQYCQQKQIEGVGIEDIYLGNGVSELIVMSMQALLNNGDEVLIPAPDYPLWTAAVSLAGGKPVHYLCDEQADWFPDLDDIKAKITPNTKALVIINPNNPTGAVYSKELLLGMLELARQHNLVVFSDEIYDKILYDEAVHISTASLAPDLLCLTFNGLSKSYRVAGFRSGWLIISGPKHHAMSYIEGIDMLANMRLCANVPAQHAIQTALGGYQSINDLVLPPGRLLEQRNRTYELLNSIPGVSCVKPMGALYAFPKIDPKVCPIHNDEKFVLDLLLSEKLLIVQGTAFNWPWPDHFRVVTLPRVDDLEQAIGRIGNFLRTYSQ from the coding sequence ATGCAGTTCAGCAAATCGAACAAGCTCGCCAATGTCTGCTACGACATTCGCGGCCCAGTGCTCAAGCACGCCAAGCGCCTGGAAGAGGAAGGCCACCGCATCCTCAAGCTGAACATCGGCAACCCGGCGCCGTTTGGCTTCGAGGCGCCGGACGAGATCCTGCAGGACGTGATCCGCAACCTGCCCACCGCCCAGGGCTACAGCGATTCGAAAGGCCTGTTCAGTGCGCGCAAGGCAGTGATGCAGTACTGCCAGCAGAAGCAGATCGAAGGCGTCGGCATCGAGGATATCTACCTGGGCAACGGCGTCTCCGAGCTGATCGTCATGTCCATGCAGGCCCTGCTGAACAACGGCGACGAAGTGTTGATCCCGGCCCCCGACTACCCACTGTGGACCGCCGCGGTGAGCCTGGCCGGCGGCAAGCCGGTGCACTACCTGTGCGACGAGCAGGCCGACTGGTTCCCCGACCTGGACGACATCAAGGCCAAGATCACCCCGAACACCAAGGCCCTGGTGATCATCAACCCGAACAACCCGACCGGCGCCGTGTATTCGAAGGAGCTGCTGCTGGGCATGCTGGAGCTGGCGCGCCAGCACAACCTGGTGGTGTTCTCCGACGAGATCTACGACAAAATCCTCTACGACGAGGCCGTGCACATCAGCACCGCATCGCTGGCCCCGGACCTGCTGTGCCTGACCTTCAACGGCCTGTCCAAGTCTTACCGCGTGGCCGGTTTCCGCTCCGGCTGGCTGATCATCTCCGGGCCCAAGCACCACGCCATGAGCTACATCGAAGGCATCGACATGCTGGCCAACATGCGCCTGTGCGCCAACGTGCCGGCCCAGCATGCGATCCAGACCGCGCTGGGTGGCTACCAGAGCATCAACGACCTGGTGCTGCCGCCGGGGCGCCTGCTGGAGCAGCGCAACCGCACCTACGAGCTGCTCAATTCGATCCCGGGCGTGAGCTGCGTCAAGCCCATGGGCGCGCTGTACGCGTTCCCGAAGATCGACCCGAAGGTCTGCCCGATCCACAACGACGAGAAGTTCGTCCTCGACCTGCTGCTGTCGGAGAAACTGCTGATCGTCCAGGGCACCGCGTTCAACTGGCCGTGGCCGGACCACTTCCGCGTGGTGACGCTGCCGCGGGTGGATGACCTGGAGCAGGCCATTGGCCGCATTGGTAACTTCCTGCGCACCTATTCGCAGTAG
- a CDS encoding glutathione peroxidase, with amino-acid sequence MADALLDIPCVTLSGEQKVLGDYAGKALLVVNTASQCGFTPQYKGLERLWQDYGQRGLVVLGFPCNQFGKQEPGDAEEIAQFCELNFGVSFPLFRKVEVNGPGAHPLFVELKRRAPGVLGTQKIKWNFTKFLLDPASGKVTRFGSTTKPEALKSSIEALLNR; translated from the coding sequence ATGGCCGATGCACTGCTGGACATTCCCTGCGTCACCCTTTCCGGTGAGCAGAAAGTACTGGGCGACTACGCCGGCAAGGCGCTGCTGGTGGTCAACACCGCCAGCCAGTGCGGCTTCACCCCGCAGTACAAGGGCCTCGAGCGCCTGTGGCAGGACTATGGCCAGCGCGGCCTGGTGGTGCTGGGCTTCCCCTGCAACCAGTTCGGCAAGCAGGAGCCGGGCGATGCGGAGGAGATCGCGCAGTTCTGCGAGCTCAACTTCGGCGTGAGCTTCCCGCTGTTTCGCAAGGTCGAGGTCAACGGCCCCGGCGCCCACCCGCTGTTCGTCGAACTCAAGCGGCGCGCGCCGGGCGTGCTGGGCACGCAGAAGATCAAGTGGAACTTCACCAAGTTCCTGCTCGACCCGGCCAGCGGCAAGGTTACCCGTTTCGGCTCGACCACCAAGCCCGAGGCGCTGAAATCGTCCATCGAGGCGCTGCTCAACCGCTGA
- a CDS encoding PA2817 family protein — translation MANPHLEYHLQLLNHLRTILAALGEAEQVPEESHALFLERFDELLTLLPQDPLESQYLGQDLICQVIQRYPQIAHLVPRDLLWFFGGDCLHFMPDEELDLYQRLEERRYEAEQNGEPFDWHQEKQLLGQPGAGSQH, via the coding sequence ATGGCCAACCCCCACCTGGAATACCACCTGCAACTGCTCAACCACCTGCGCACCATCCTGGCCGCACTGGGTGAAGCCGAACAGGTACCGGAGGAAAGCCACGCCCTGTTCCTCGAGCGCTTCGACGAGTTGCTGACCCTGCTGCCGCAGGACCCGCTGGAAAGCCAGTACCTGGGCCAGGACCTGATCTGCCAGGTGATCCAGCGCTACCCGCAGATTGCCCACCTGGTGCCGCGCGACCTGCTGTGGTTCTTCGGCGGCGACTGCCTGCACTTCATGCCCGACGAAGAGCTCGACCTGTACCAGCGCCTCGAAGAGCGCCGCTACGAAGCCGAGCAGAACGGCGAACCGTTCGACTGGCACCAGGAGAAGCAATTGCTGGGGCAGCCAGGCGCCGGCAGCCAGCACTGA
- a CDS encoding ABC transporter ATP-binding protein: MSSALSIRQLTKTYGNGFQALKGIDLDVSEGDFFALLGPNGAGKSTTIGILSTLVNKTSGTVSVFGHDLDREPSALKRCLGVVPQEFNFNQFEKTFDIVVTQAGYYGIPPRLAKERAEQYLTQLGLWDKRDVQSRSLSGGMKRRLMIARALIHEPRLLILDEPTAGVDIELRRSMWSFLTELNQKGITIILTTHYLEEAEQLCRNIGIIDHGTIVENTSMRQLLGKLHVETFVLDLKHDLPVAPELHGYPCRLITPHTLEVQVEKDIGITALFGQLALKNIEVQSLRNKTNRLEELFVSLVEKNLSKVAV; this comes from the coding sequence ATGAGTTCCGCCCTGTCCATCCGACAGCTGACCAAGACCTACGGCAACGGTTTCCAGGCCCTCAAGGGCATCGACCTGGACGTTTCCGAAGGCGACTTCTTCGCCTTGCTTGGCCCCAACGGCGCCGGCAAGTCCACCACCATCGGCATCCTCTCGACCCTGGTGAACAAGACCAGCGGCACGGTCAGCGTGTTCGGCCACGACCTGGACCGCGAACCGTCCGCGCTCAAGCGCTGCCTGGGCGTGGTGCCCCAGGAGTTCAACTTCAACCAGTTCGAGAAGACCTTCGATATCGTCGTCACCCAGGCCGGCTACTATGGCATCCCGCCCAGGCTGGCCAAGGAGCGCGCCGAGCAGTACCTGACGCAATTGGGGCTGTGGGACAAGCGTGACGTGCAGTCGCGCTCGCTGTCCGGCGGCATGAAGCGCCGGTTGATGATCGCCCGGGCGCTGATCCACGAGCCGCGCCTGCTGATCCTCGACGAACCGACCGCAGGGGTGGATATCGAGCTGCGCCGTTCGATGTGGAGCTTCCTCACCGAGCTCAATCAGAAGGGCATCACCATCATCCTCACCACCCATTATCTGGAAGAGGCTGAGCAGCTGTGCCGCAACATCGGCATCATCGACCACGGCACCATCGTCGAGAACACCAGCATGCGCCAGTTGCTGGGCAAGCTGCATGTCGAGACCTTCGTGCTCGACCTCAAGCACGACCTGCCGGTCGCGCCTGAGCTGCACGGCTACCCGTGCCGGCTGATCACCCCGCACACGCTTGAGGTGCAGGTGGAGAAGGATATCGGCATCACCGCGTTATTCGGCCAGCTGGCCCTGAAGAACATCGAGGTACAAAGCCTGCGCAACAAGACCAATCGACTCGAGGAGCTGTTCGTGTCCCTGGTGGAAAAGAACCTGTCGAAGGTGGCCGTATGA
- a CDS encoding response regulator — protein sequence MLAQRTEQVTGLGPMDIKFTNRLSYKQARLTVLVGFILGTLLSLIQIGIDYASEDASINREIQALLKISHDTASRIAYNIDSELAQELTGGLLKSPALIRARLIDNNETVLADAQRPRLESRYRPLSDFLFGDQRQFQDRLFLAHMPNEYLGTLYLDVDTYAFGGRFLDRAGVTLVNGFARSLVLTGILLALFYLMLTKPLVTVIGALSGNDSRTPRQTRVDCPNGHEHDEIGVLVRVANQQFVSMATEIQQRRTAENRLTQYLNELEDIVSARTDELKASNSRLSQSNQELEEARRRALDMAQARAAFLANMSHEIRTPLNGMLGMIALSLDSGLAAEQRQQLSIAHDSGKVLVELLNDILDLSKFDAGQLELERIPFDLGAMVEDTANLLSQNAAPSVELTCLIAPDFPSTVLGDPTRVRQIVSNLLSNALKFTRFGRVDVRLTSIVGGVRLEVSDTGIGIPEEAQARIFQPFTQAGAGITRQYGGTGLGLALTRNLCKAMQGHLHIHSETGFGSRFSAELPLPAHTEAIPPAPLAGRIVALGKAGSGLAELLQELLPRWGLDYARFDSAAQLAGQPVDLLITDDLDHMLDLRPAIQAPILLVTAYGNFLPSEQATQLAPLHQLARPLARNALYQTLRRTLQGEPNAPLPHEVPASRERRARILLVEDNPVNQLVAKGMLAKLGCQVQVAAHGAEALELLEQETFDLVLMDCNMPVMDGYEASRRIRQSGRWPELPIVALTANAMPEERERCRAAGMNDYLAKPFRREELLALIDHWAPVSG from the coding sequence ATGCTTGCGCAGCGCACGGAGCAAGTAACCGGCTTGGGACCCATGGATATAAAGTTCACCAATCGCCTGTCATACAAGCAAGCCCGGTTGACAGTCCTGGTCGGCTTCATCCTGGGAACATTGCTCAGTCTCATCCAGATCGGCATCGATTATGCCAGCGAAGATGCGTCCATCAACCGTGAAATTCAGGCGCTGCTGAAGATCAGCCACGACACGGCCTCGCGCATCGCCTACAACATCGACAGCGAACTGGCCCAGGAGCTCACCGGCGGCCTGCTCAAGTCGCCGGCTCTGATCCGCGCGCGGCTGATCGACAACAACGAGACCGTGCTGGCCGACGCGCAGCGCCCGCGCCTGGAGAGCCGCTACCGGCCGCTGTCGGACTTCCTGTTCGGCGACCAGCGCCAGTTCCAGGACCGGCTGTTCCTCGCCCATATGCCCAACGAGTACCTCGGCACGCTCTACCTCGATGTCGACACCTACGCGTTTGGCGGGCGCTTCCTCGACCGTGCCGGGGTCACCCTGGTCAACGGCTTCGCCCGCAGCCTGGTGCTCACCGGCATCCTCCTGGCACTGTTCTACCTGATGCTGACCAAACCCCTGGTCACGGTGATCGGTGCCTTGAGCGGCAATGATTCGCGCACGCCCAGGCAAACCCGCGTCGACTGCCCCAACGGCCACGAGCATGACGAAATCGGGGTGCTGGTGCGGGTCGCCAACCAGCAGTTCGTCAGCATGGCCACCGAGATTCAGCAGCGGCGCACGGCGGAAAACCGCCTCACCCAATACCTCAACGAGCTTGAAGACATCGTCTCGGCCCGCACCGACGAGCTCAAGGCCAGCAACAGCCGCCTGAGCCAGTCCAACCAGGAACTGGAGGAAGCCCGCCGCCGCGCCCTGGACATGGCCCAGGCGCGCGCCGCCTTCCTGGCCAACATGAGCCACGAGATCCGCACCCCGCTCAACGGCATGCTGGGCATGATCGCCTTGTCCCTGGACAGCGGCCTGGCCGCCGAACAGCGCCAGCAGCTGTCGATCGCCCACGACTCGGGCAAGGTGCTGGTGGAACTGCTCAACGATATCCTCGACCTGTCGAAGTTCGACGCCGGTCAGCTGGAGCTCGAGCGCATTCCGTTCGACCTCGGGGCGATGGTCGAGGACACCGCCAACCTGTTGTCACAGAATGCCGCGCCCAGCGTCGAACTCACCTGCCTGATCGCACCGGACTTCCCCAGCACGGTGCTGGGCGACCCGACCCGGGTGCGGCAGATCGTCAGCAACTTGCTGTCCAATGCCCTCAAGTTCACCCGCTTCGGCCGCGTCGACGTACGCTTGACCAGCATCGTCGGCGGCGTGCGCCTGGAAGTCAGCGACACGGGCATCGGCATCCCTGAAGAAGCCCAGGCGCGGATCTTCCAACCCTTCACCCAGGCCGGTGCCGGCATCACCCGCCAGTACGGCGGCACCGGCCTCGGATTGGCCCTGACCCGCAACCTGTGCAAAGCCATGCAGGGGCACTTGCACATCCACTCCGAAACCGGCTTTGGCAGCCGCTTCAGCGCCGAGCTGCCCCTGCCCGCCCACACCGAGGCAATCCCGCCGGCACCGCTGGCCGGGCGCATCGTAGCCCTGGGCAAGGCCGGCAGCGGCCTGGCCGAGCTGCTGCAGGAACTGCTGCCGCGCTGGGGCCTGGACTATGCGCGCTTCGACAGCGCCGCGCAGCTGGCGGGCCAACCCGTGGACCTGCTGATCACCGACGACCTCGATCACATGCTCGACCTGCGCCCGGCGATCCAGGCGCCGATTCTGCTGGTAACGGCCTACGGCAACTTCCTGCCCAGCGAACAAGCCACCCAGCTGGCACCCCTGCACCAACTGGCTAGACCGCTGGCGCGCAATGCTTTGTACCAGACGCTGCGCCGCACCCTGCAGGGCGAACCCAACGCGCCGCTGCCTCACGAGGTACCCGCGTCCAGAGAGCGCCGGGCGCGCATCCTGCTGGTGGAGGATAACCCGGTGAACCAGCTGGTGGCCAAGGGCATGCTCGCCAAGCTCGGCTGCCAGGTGCAAGTCGCCGCCCACGGGGCCGAAGCCCTGGAATTGCTGGAGCAGGAAACTTTTGACCTGGTGTTGATGGACTGCAACATGCCGGTGATGGATGGCTACGAAGCCAGCCGGCGCATCCGCCAGAGCGGGCGCTGGCCGGAATTGCCGATCGTCGCGCTGACCGCCAACGCCATGCCCGAGGAACGCGAGCGCTGCCGCGCCGCGGGCATGAACGACTACCTGGCCAAGCCGTTCCGTCGCGAAGAACTGCTGGCCTTGATCGACCACTGGGCGCCGGTCAGCGGTTGA